A window of Chiloscyllium plagiosum isolate BGI_BamShark_2017 chromosome 2, ASM401019v2, whole genome shotgun sequence genomic DNA:
AAACGTCCTTATACTCTTAATAGGATATTTCAAATGAATATTGTGTACTTTAGCAGGAGATTGCTTAAAAAATCTTTGATGCTTTATCTCAGATCAATAGGAATCAGTTCTGTATGTCAACAGCATGTCGTGAAAATTTATAGAACATTGATCAAATATTATGTTCAATTTTACAGATTTTAAAGTTTCACGCACTGTGCCAATGTTTGCTGGGAGCATTGACAATATGGATCACGAGCTTTCTTCAGGCTCTGTATTAATAATGGGGCAAAGCTCCATCTAGTGGACAAGGTCTAACACTACAAAAAAGATTCAACACGAACATGACTTTAATCGCTCTTCCAGCTGAAATGCTCATCAGCAATGGGTGCGTCAAAACAGACCTCATTGAGAGTCATTATAATTACACAGGGAAATTCAACAAAAAAGGAAAACCTAACAATGGGATAGACCTAACTACTGTGGCCTTTCTGATCATCTGCAGCTTCATCGTGCTTGAAAACCTTATGGTTCTCCTTGCCATTTGGAAAAACAACAAATTTCATAATCGCATGTACTATTTCATTGGTAATTTAGCCCTATCCGATCTTCTGGCAGGAATAGCTTACAAAGTAAACATTCTTATGTCTGGAAATAAAACGTTTGGCCTCACGACAACTGTATGGTTCATCAGGGAAGGAAGTATGTTTGTAGCATTGGGAGCCTCCACCTTTAGTTTGCTAGCAATAGCAATCGAGAGACACATGACTATGATAAAAATGCGACCCTATGATGCTAGTAAAAAATACAGAGTTTTCCTCCTCATTGGTGCTTGTTGGCTGATATCCATTTTACTCGGTGCCTTGCCTATCCTCGGTTGGAATTGTATCTGTAACTTCTCAGACTGTTCCACAGTCCTGCCACTTTACTCCAAAACATATGTTGTCTTCTGCATCAGCATCTTCAGTGCAATTTTGTTGGCCATCGTAATACTTTATGCTCGTATTTATATATTGGTTAAGACAAGTAGCCGCAAAGTTTCAAACAGAAAATTTACAAAAAACAATTCAGAGAAATCGATGGCTCTGCTGAAGACAGTGGTGATTGTTGTAGGAATTTTCATTGCATGTTGGTCCCCACTTttcattttcttgctccttgatGTAGCTTGTAAACCAAATAAGTGCAGTATATTGTATCAAGAGGATTGGTTTATTGCAGTTGCAGTCCTCAATTCTGGCATGAATCCCATCATCTACACTTTGGCAAGCAAAGAGATGCGTCGGGCTTTCTTCCGACTTCTTTGTGGCTGTCTAGCCAGTACTAAAGTCTCCAAGGCCTTACCAATTAAGTTAACTGCAGATAACAGCAAAAACAATTCCAGTGGCAGTAATTCACAAAAGATGAAGGAAGGAGAGCTGTCACAAATCAATACCCCATCAAATGTAATCAAATCTGTGAACTTAACAACTCCCAATGGAGAATTTTAACCTTTGGAGGCCTTCACAAATTAGTAATTCCTAATTCTTATTTTCTTGGAACTCTTAATTTCCTCTGAAACAGATATTTCATTTTGTAGTTTCAGGTTATGAAATAATTCCAGACTTCTGATATCTTTAACATTGAAATCACAAGTTAAATGTTCTTGCAATACATATTGTACAGAAGATTTTAT
This region includes:
- the LOC122561722 gene encoding sphingosine 1-phosphate receptor 3-like, encoding MTLIALPAEMLISNGCVKTDLIESHYNYTGKFNKKGKPNNGIDLTTVAFLIICSFIVLENLMVLLAIWKNNKFHNRMYYFIGNLALSDLLAGIAYKVNILMSGNKTFGLTTTVWFIREGSMFVALGASTFSLLAIAIERHMTMIKMRPYDASKKYRVFLLIGACWLISILLGALPILGWNCICNFSDCSTVLPLYSKTYVVFCISIFSAILLAIVILYARIYILVKTSSRKVSNRKFTKNNSEKSMALLKTVVIVVGIFIACWSPLFIFLLLDVACKPNKCSILYQEDWFIAVAVLNSGMNPIIYTLASKEMRRAFFRLLCGCLASTKVSKALPIKLTADNSKNNSSGSNSQKMKEGELSQINTPSNVIKSVNLTTPNGEF